The following coding sequences are from one Methanococcoides orientis window:
- a CDS encoding COG1470 family protein: MKKYFAFVTLGLLLLSMTAAGVAVAISEPVAEEPVLIAEKIAADGYYQDMIYPEAAREVVPLYVNPGYSYLTIKPGESEEVTVVLYNHGEETMTVKPYLVPQFYSDNELDDEWVTISPAKAEMETGEKQEFMIKVAVPEDAELGHYSANVFFSGLEGDIASLYPGYNGALELSVNVWLPPNMEIFNSYISDRVEAGAEYEYSIKLKNVGDKAISINPEFEEIEDEWYRYSSQVSLDEKDVTITAPSVIKPGEKAVVKVNVKIPADAEGSINGMINLNIDDRTITEWSQKVSMNFDVWQQPEEPFTTTFSARTDDPITIKVFSTDYNYGSSSTSSTTPSFDIVLKNAKGDVRPVLVSTSYRGSVNLGQQYPGPYLMAMDEAASSYMEVESVMTEDTEQTDVYQQGSTGYSETYIVDGGVGDWTLEIMPHNTENFEYSIGIGLTE; this comes from the coding sequence ATGAAGAAATATTTCGCATTTGTTACACTCGGTCTGCTGTTGCTCAGCATGACAGCAGCAGGTGTTGCTGTTGCCATCTCTGAGCCGGTTGCCGAAGAGCCTGTACTGATAGCTGAAAAGATCGCTGCTGATGGGTATTACCAGGATATGATATATCCTGAAGCTGCACGAGAGGTCGTTCCTCTCTATGTTAATCCGGGATATTCATATCTTACAATAAAACCCGGTGAGTCAGAGGAAGTAACTGTTGTGCTCTACAACCACGGTGAAGAGACAATGACAGTTAAGCCTTACCTTGTACCACAGTTCTACAGCGATAATGAACTTGATGATGAATGGGTTACTATTTCACCTGCAAAGGCTGAAATGGAGACTGGCGAAAAGCAGGAGTTCATGATCAAGGTAGCAGTTCCTGAAGATGCTGAACTTGGCCACTACAGTGCAAACGTCTTCTTTAGCGGTCTTGAGGGAGATATTGCTTCCCTGTATCCTGGTTACAACGGAGCGCTCGAACTTTCAGTAAATGTATGGTTGCCACCAAATATGGAGATATTCAATTCATACATCAGTGACCGCGTGGAAGCAGGTGCTGAGTATGAGTATAGCATCAAGCTCAAGAACGTTGGTGACAAGGCAATTTCTATCAACCCTGAATTTGAAGAGATCGAGGATGAATGGTACAGATACAGTTCACAGGTCTCTCTTGATGAGAAAGATGTGACCATCACAGCACCTTCTGTTATCAAACCAGGAGAGAAAGCTGTTGTGAAGGTAAATGTGAAGATCCCGGCTGATGCAGAAGGAAGTATCAATGGAATGATCAACCTGAACATCGATGACAGGACCATCACCGAATGGAGCCAGAAGGTAAGCATGAACTTCGATGTCTGGCAACAGCCCGAAGAACCATTCACAACAACTTTCAGCGCAAGGACTGATGATCCTATCACTATCAAGGTATTCTCAACGGACTACAACTATGGTAGCAGCAGCACATCTTCTACAACACCTTCCTTTGATATTGTATTGAAGAACGCAAAAGGAGATGTGAGGCCGGTACTTGTGAGCACAAGCTACAGGGGGTCTGTCAATCTTGGACAGCAGTATCCTGGTCCTTACTTGATGGCAATGGATGAAGCTGCCAGCAGCTACATGGAAGTTGAATCTGTGATGACTGAAGATACGGAACAAACTGATGTCTACCAGCAGGGATCTACCGGATATTCAGAGACATATATTGTCGATGGTGGTGTCGGTGATTGGACACTCGAGATCATGCCACACAACACAGAGAACTTTGAATACTCAATTGGTATTGGTCTGACTGAATAA
- a CDS encoding 2-oxoacid:acceptor oxidoreductase family protein, whose amino-acid sequence MAEKIIGRPSGIYPEFPRKGGAAPGATHYCPGCGHGILHKLIGEAMEELEIQDRSVMISPVGCAVFAYYYFDCGNLQVAHGRAPAVGTGMSRAQDNSVVIAYQGDGDLASIGLNETMQAANRGEKMAVFFVNNTVFGMTGGQMAPTTLIGEKTVTCPDGRDPRFAGYPMHMCELLDNLKAPVFIERVSISDISHIRKAKKAVRKALEVQKEGKGYAFVEVLSTCPTNLRQNSEQSTDFVNDLMEKEFPLGNFRDNFDETEPLWRSDSDFSKKGIDDLYSLESSAAPDSVPDPEFGQALVKIAGFGGQGVLSMGLTLARAGCRDQRYASWYPSYGPEQRGGTSNCSVVISGESIGSPVVYESDVLVALNQPSLEKFANDVKKGGLILYDDTIGDFDTPEGVRAIAVPSMQIAKDAGSVKAANTVMLGVLMAQGDTRLPEKVFKEAIEDTFASKPKLIPMNLNILEAGAKWSRENVK is encoded by the coding sequence ATGGCAGAAAAGATCATTGGAAGACCATCCGGAATTTATCCGGAATTCCCACGCAAAGGTGGAGCTGCACCAGGTGCAACACACTATTGTCCGGGTTGTGGGCACGGTATTTTACACAAACTGATCGGAGAGGCTATGGAAGAGCTCGAGATCCAGGATAGAAGTGTAATGATCAGTCCTGTAGGTTGTGCAGTATTTGCTTACTACTACTTTGACTGCGGAAACCTCCAGGTAGCACACGGACGTGCACCTGCTGTAGGTACAGGTATGTCAAGGGCACAGGATAACTCTGTTGTGATCGCATACCAGGGTGACGGTGACCTTGCATCCATCGGTCTTAACGAGACCATGCAGGCAGCTAACCGTGGTGAAAAGATGGCAGTGTTCTTCGTGAACAATACTGTCTTTGGTATGACCGGTGGCCAGATGGCACCTACAACACTGATCGGTGAGAAGACCGTTACATGTCCTGATGGAAGAGATCCTCGCTTTGCAGGATACCCAATGCACATGTGCGAGCTTCTTGACAACCTCAAGGCCCCAGTCTTTATCGAGCGTGTTTCAATATCTGATATCTCACATATCAGGAAAGCAAAGAAAGCTGTCAGAAAGGCACTCGAAGTTCAGAAGGAAGGGAAGGGATACGCATTCGTTGAAGTGCTTTCCACATGTCCGACCAACCTCAGACAGAACTCCGAGCAGAGCACTGATTTCGTGAATGACCTTATGGAAAAGGAATTCCCTCTCGGCAACTTCAGGGACAACTTCGATGAGACTGAACCACTATGGCGCTCAGATAGTGATTTCTCCAAGAAGGGAATCGATGACCTCTACAGTCTTGAGAGCAGTGCAGCCCCTGATTCTGTACCTGATCCTGAGTTTGGACAGGCACTTGTTAAGATCGCCGGTTTTGGTGGTCAGGGTGTCTTAAGCATGGGACTTACACTTGCACGTGCAGGATGTCGTGACCAGCGCTATGCTTCCTGGTATCCATCATACGGACCGGAACAGCGTGGTGGAACTTCCAACTGTTCAGTTGTTATTTCAGGAGAATCCATTGGTTCACCTGTTGTTTACGAGTCAGATGTGCTTGTAGCACTTAACCAACCATCCCTTGAGAAATTTGCAAATGATGTCAAGAAGGGAGGTCTCATCCTCTATGATGATACCATTGGTGATTTCGATACTCCTGAAGGAGTGAGAGCAATTGCTGTACCTTCCATGCAGATAGCAAAGGATGCCGGTTCAGTGAAAGCTGCAAATACCGTCATGCTCGGTGTACTCATGGCACAGGGAGATACACGCCTTCCGGAAAAGGTGTTCAAGGAAGCGATCGAGGATACTTTTGCAAGCAAACCAAAGCTTATCCCGATGAACCTGAATATTCTTGAAGCCGGTGCAAAGTGGTCAAGAGAAAACGTTAAATAA
- a CDS encoding AMP-binding protein, producing the protein MSSFLEEYVSRTEFESYDDYKENFKIKIPENFNFAYDVVDRYAKEQPEKRALVWCDDDGEELIYNFRDLKYYSDKAANLFRKYGIEKGDVVMLTLKGRYEFWICILALHKIGAVTLPATHMLTTKDVTYRIELAKIKMVVSADDEGLMGYIDEAHKGYEDVLLHKAVLNVEKEGWINFKKELEEASEDFTRPEGDEATNNDDISLLYFSSGTTGLPKMVQHDFAYPLGHIITAKYWQNVMDDGLHLTVADSGWAKCVWGKLYGQWICGTAVFVYDYERFNAKNMLEKASKYGVTTFCAPPTIYRFLIKEDLSQYDFSSLEYCVVAGEPLNPEVYERFLEFTGLKLMEGFGQTESVVTIATYPWMEPKPGSMGKPSPEYDIQLLNLDGKLCDSGEEGEIVINTSSGKPVGLFAGYRADEEKTKATWHDGYYHTGDMAWKDEDGYFWFIGRSDDIIKSSGYKIGPFEVESALIEHPSVLECAITGVPDPVRGQIVKATIVLAKGYEASDELKKELQDHVKKATAPYKYPRAVEFVDELPKTISGKIRRVEIRDHDKATN; encoded by the coding sequence ATGTCATCTTTTTTAGAAGAATATGTTTCACGCACAGAATTCGAATCGTATGATGACTACAAGGAGAACTTTAAGATAAAGATCCCCGAGAACTTTAATTTCGCATACGATGTGGTCGATAGATATGCAAAGGAACAACCTGAGAAAAGAGCGCTTGTATGGTGCGATGATGATGGTGAAGAACTTATCTATAATTTCAGGGACCTGAAATACTACAGCGATAAAGCTGCAAACCTCTTCAGAAAATATGGCATCGAGAAAGGCGATGTTGTAATGCTGACCTTGAAGGGTAGGTACGAGTTCTGGATCTGTATCCTTGCTCTGCACAAGATCGGTGCTGTTACTCTTCCTGCAACTCACATGCTGACAACCAAGGATGTGACCTATCGTATTGAACTTGCAAAGATCAAGATGGTAGTAAGTGCAGACGATGAAGGTCTCATGGGTTACATCGATGAAGCTCACAAAGGGTATGAGGATGTCCTGCTTCACAAAGCCGTCCTTAATGTTGAGAAAGAAGGATGGATCAATTTCAAAAAGGAACTTGAAGAAGCTTCTGAGGATTTTACCAGACCTGAAGGCGATGAAGCAACCAATAACGATGATATTTCCCTTTTGTATTTCTCATCCGGAACAACCGGTCTGCCAAAAATGGTCCAGCATGATTTCGCTTATCCACTTGGCCACATAATCACTGCTAAGTACTGGCAGAACGTGATGGACGACGGGTTACACCTTACAGTTGCAGATTCCGGTTGGGCAAAATGCGTATGGGGTAAGCTCTACGGCCAATGGATCTGTGGCACTGCTGTCTTTGTCTATGACTATGAGCGTTTCAATGCAAAGAACATGCTTGAGAAAGCCAGCAAATATGGTGTGACAACATTCTGTGCACCGCCTACGATCTACAGGTTCCTCATCAAAGAAGACCTTTCACAGTATGATTTCAGCAGCCTTGAGTACTGTGTAGTTGCCGGTGAGCCATTGAATCCTGAAGTGTATGAAAGGTTCCTTGAGTTCACAGGACTGAAACTCATGGAAGGTTTTGGCCAGACCGAGAGTGTGGTAACAATCGCAACCTATCCGTGGATGGAACCAAAGCCTGGATCCATGGGAAAACCATCACCTGAATACGATATCCAGTTGCTCAACCTTGACGGGAAGCTCTGTGATTCCGGTGAGGAAGGAGAGATCGTTATCAATACTTCCAGCGGCAAACCAGTAGGTCTTTTTGCCGGATATCGTGCAGATGAGGAGAAAACAAAAGCCACTTGGCATGATGGCTATTATCATACCGGTGACATGGCATGGAAAGATGAGGATGGTTATTTCTGGTTCATCGGAAGATCTGATGATATCATTAAGAGCTCCGGTTACAAGATCGGTCCTTTCGAGGTCGAGAGTGCACTGATAGAGCATCCTTCTGTACTTGAATGTGCTATTACCGGCGTACCGGACCCTGTTCGTGGCCAGATCGTCAAGGCGACCATTGTTCTTGCCAAAGGCTATGAAGCAAGTGATGAGCTTAAGAAAGAGTTGCAGGACCATGTCAAGAAAGCCACTGCGCCTTATAAGTATCCAAGAGCTGTGGAATTCGTGGATGAGCTTCCAAAGACCATCAGTGGTAAGATAAGACGTGTCGAGATACGTGATCACGATAAGGCAACAAACTGA
- a CDS encoding heavy-metal-associated domain-containing protein: protein MVETTIKVEGMSCGHCQMAVTKAISGVEGVSSVEVDLEKGEANVSYDPKTADLDTIKKAVNDAGYKA from the coding sequence ATGGTTGAAACAACTATAAAAGTAGAAGGTATGTCCTGTGGACATTGCCAGATGGCGGTTACAAAAGCAATATCAGGAGTTGAAGGTGTATCTTCTGTTGAGGTCGATCTTGAAAAAGGAGAAGCAAATGTTTCCTATGATCCAAAAACAGCAGATCTTGATACAATTAAAAAAGCAGTCAATGATGCAGGATACAAGGCATGA
- a CDS encoding ammonium transporter gives MFDSGTTAFMIVATSLVMLMTPGLAFFYGGLANKKNIVGIMMQTFVSLGITSILWLCVGYSLCFSGDGAILGNLDKAFLQGVAADSVFSGNAKIPELVFISYQMMFAIITPVLITGAFVNRVTFKAFLIFLVLWQFLVYYPFVHMVWGGGFLASVGVLDFAGGIPVHAIAGFGALGAVFYVGARREKDEKPHSIPLIAIGAGILWFGWYGFNAGSELNLDQFTALALINTDISASFAAISWLMIEWAREGKPKFVGLLTGALAGLVIITPAAAYVSMTTAALYGIVGGTACYFAIQFKNKMEWDDALDVWGLHGVGGVLGMIMLGIFSSSAVNPAATDGLFFGGEIMFFITEVGAVVGASVYAFIFTYGMLRIIEFVTPVKVSEEFEIKGLDEMIHGEIAYDYDLSFD, from the coding sequence ATGTTTGATTCAGGAACTACGGCTTTTATGATAGTTGCGACCAGTCTTGTTATGTTAATGACACCAGGACTGGCGTTTTTTTATGGTGGACTTGCAAATAAGAAAAATATAGTTGGTATAATGATGCAAACGTTTGTATCATTAGGAATAACAAGTATCCTATGGTTATGCGTAGGCTATTCTTTGTGTTTCAGTGGTGACGGGGCTATTTTGGGAAATCTTGACAAAGCATTTTTGCAGGGAGTTGCAGCAGATTCAGTATTTTCAGGAAATGCAAAGATCCCTGAACTGGTATTCATTTCTTACCAGATGATGTTCGCGATCATAACTCCGGTACTTATCACCGGCGCATTTGTCAACCGAGTGACCTTCAAGGCATTCCTGATCTTCCTTGTCCTCTGGCAGTTCCTTGTCTACTATCCATTTGTTCACATGGTATGGGGAGGTGGCTTTTTGGCTTCCGTGGGCGTTCTTGACTTTGCAGGAGGTATACCGGTGCATGCAATAGCAGGATTCGGTGCTTTGGGTGCCGTCTTTTATGTAGGTGCAAGGAGAGAAAAAGATGAAAAACCTCATAGCATTCCCTTAATAGCCATTGGAGCAGGTATTCTCTGGTTTGGATGGTATGGATTCAATGCAGGAAGCGAGCTTAACCTTGACCAGTTTACCGCATTGGCACTGATAAATACCGACATTTCAGCTTCTTTCGCAGCAATTTCATGGCTCATGATCGAATGGGCAAGAGAAGGAAAACCAAAATTTGTAGGCTTATTGACAGGTGCTCTTGCCGGACTTGTGATAATAACACCTGCAGCAGCATATGTTTCCATGACAACAGCTGCTCTTTATGGTATTGTAGGAGGAACAGCATGTTACTTTGCCATCCAGTTCAAGAATAAGATGGAATGGGATGATGCACTGGATGTATGGGGACTCCATGGAGTAGGTGGAGTGCTGGGAATGATCATGCTGGGTATTTTTAGTTCATCAGCAGTTAATCCGGCTGCAACAGACGGCCTGTTCTTTGGAGGAGAGATCATGTTCTTCATAACAGAAGTAGGTGCAGTCGTTGGAGCATCGGTCTATGCATTCATATTCACTTACGGAATGCTGAGAATAATTGAATTTGTAACACCCGTGAAGGTTTCAGAAGAATTTGAAATTAAAGGATTGGATGAAATGATCCATGGGGAAATAGCATACGACTATGATCTGTCATTTGACTGA
- a CDS encoding 4Fe-4S dicluster domain-containing protein, whose product MAENKEKMQPYPELNIIECKGCERCVAACPKDVLFMSEQINERGYHYVEYTGEGCIGCGNCYYTCPEPLAIAVHIPIKEE is encoded by the coding sequence ATGGCTGAAAATAAGGAAAAGATGCAACCATATCCTGAGCTGAACATTATTGAATGTAAAGGATGTGAGAGATGCGTAGCTGCATGTCCTAAAGATGTACTCTTTATGAGTGAACAAATTAACGAACGCGGCTACCATTATGTTGAATACACGGGAGAAGGATGCATAGGATGCGGAAATTGTTACTACACCTGTCCTGAGCCACTGGCTATTGCTGTGCATATCCCGATCAAGGAAGAATAA
- a CDS encoding helix-turn-helix domain-containing protein: MQEKIKEISSRIHELRELSEISAEEMANYLNIPVETYQQYDTGEADIPASILFEIAQFLKVDMTLLLTGEEPRMHIFTVTRKDKGPTVERREAYKYQNLAPNFIHKKAETFLVEVEAGSTDANNSMNSHPGQEFDLVLEGTLKVKIHDNEIVLEEGDSIYFDSSYGHAMEALGDKPAKFLAMIV; this comes from the coding sequence ATGCAGGAAAAAATAAAGGAAATCTCGTCACGTATCCATGAATTGCGCGAGCTGTCAGAAATCAGTGCAGAAGAAATGGCAAATTATCTGAATATCCCTGTTGAAACCTATCAGCAGTATGATACAGGTGAAGCCGATATTCCTGCCAGCATACTTTTTGAGATCGCACAGTTCCTGAAAGTTGATATGACATTACTTTTAACCGGCGAAGAACCACGCATGCATATCTTTACTGTTACCAGGAAGGACAAGGGACCAACTGTTGAAAGAAGAGAGGCTTACAAATATCAGAACCTTGCGCCAAATTTCATACACAAAAAGGCAGAGACTTTCCTTGTTGAGGTTGAAGCAGGATCAACAGATGCTAATAATTCCATGAATTCCCACCCTGGACAGGAGTTCGATCTTGTTCTTGAAGGTACCTTAAAAGTAAAGATACATGACAACGAGATCGTTCTTGAGGAAGGAGATTCCATCTATTTTGATTCCAGCTATGGTCATGCAATGGAAGCCCTTGGGGATAAACCTGCAAAGTTCCTGGCTATGATAGTCTGA
- a CDS encoding heavy metal translocating P-type ATPase, translating into MKVTIYVHGMTCMHCHDRVTKAISSLEGVEDVEVNLEENNATVSFDPEKVTLNEIRQAVEDAGYETDKGSDSDDTAETLAESSIETSTKATTETTTEEKAGETAEVPTDSTLKVTGMTCAACALRIEDALKKQPGVLSATVNLPLEKASVTYDPNLINTNRLEETIVDTGYGVLKDEVNFDVGGMTCAACANNIERALRKLDGVSSASVNFPMSSAHAEYDSSKVSVAEMLKAIDNIGYTASIKKEGRPADREQAARDLEITHQRNNLLIAFLLTIPIMLGGMSAGFPQYLYFVPPILADRGVLFVLTTIVMAFPGRQYFVGAYKGLLHGSADMNLLIATGTGAAYTISVVTGVIDLGPGYQHTFFDTAAMLITFITFGRYIEAKARGRTSEAIRKLIGLQARTARVIRNGEETEVAVEDVVTGDIVVVRPGEKLPVDGIVTEGSSSIDESMITGESIPVEKNIGDQVIGATVNGTGSFRFEATKVGADTALSQIIKLVEDAQTSKAPIQRIADFVAGRFIVAVIIIALLSFLFWLFIGYNMFDVAQYSVITSPFLFSLLIGITVLVISCPCAVGLATPVAIMVGTGKGAENGILIKGGEALEVSRKINTIIFDKTGTLTEGKPVLTDIVAFGGHTEDDVLSLAATAEKGSEHPLGEAIVNAAVDNNVPILDVSSFDSIPGHGVKAVIKEHKVLLGTRKLMADSNVDVSSLTGKLEELEHQGKTAMLVSVDGNATGIVAVADTLKANSIEAVSRLKEMGLEVVMITGDNSRTASAIASKAGIDRVLSEVLPEDKAAEVKKLQDEGKTVAMVGDGINDAPALTQAEVGIAMGAGTDVAIESAQIVLIRNDLLDVVASLRLSRLTMRKIKQNLFWAFGYNSLGIPIAAGFLYPVFHQVLVTPAMAAAFMAMSSVSVVTNSLLMKRSRIK; encoded by the coding sequence ATGAAAGTCACGATCTATGTCCATGGAATGACCTGTATGCATTGCCATGACAGAGTTACAAAAGCAATATCTTCTCTTGAAGGTGTGGAAGATGTAGAGGTAAACCTTGAGGAGAACAATGCTACTGTTAGTTTTGATCCTGAAAAAGTGACCCTTAATGAGATCAGGCAGGCAGTCGAAGATGCCGGCTATGAGACAGACAAAGGCAGCGATTCAGATGATACAGCAGAAACACTTGCAGAAAGTTCAATTGAAACTTCAACTAAGGCTACAACTGAAACCACAACAGAAGAGAAGGCAGGAGAGACCGCTGAAGTACCCACTGATTCCACATTGAAAGTTACAGGTATGACGTGTGCAGCCTGTGCATTGCGCATAGAGGATGCGTTGAAGAAACAGCCCGGTGTCCTTTCGGCGACTGTCAATCTTCCGCTTGAAAAAGCATCCGTGACGTATGACCCGAATCTGATAAACACTAACAGACTTGAAGAAACGATCGTAGATACAGGCTATGGCGTACTGAAGGATGAGGTCAACTTTGATGTAGGAGGAATGACATGTGCCGCCTGTGCAAATAACATCGAACGTGCTCTCCGCAAGCTTGATGGTGTAAGCAGTGCCAGTGTGAATTTCCCAATGTCAAGTGCACATGCTGAATATGATTCCTCAAAGGTTTCTGTAGCTGAGATGCTTAAAGCAATAGATAATATTGGTTATACTGCATCCATTAAGAAGGAGGGCAGACCCGCTGATCGCGAACAGGCTGCAAGGGACCTTGAAATCACTCACCAGAGAAACAATCTGCTTATTGCTTTCCTGTTGACAATTCCGATAATGCTTGGTGGAATGAGTGCCGGGTTCCCACAGTATCTTTATTTTGTGCCTCCTATCCTTGCTGACAGAGGTGTACTTTTTGTTCTTACTACCATAGTAATGGCTTTCCCCGGAAGACAGTACTTTGTTGGTGCATACAAAGGGCTCCTACACGGTTCTGCTGATATGAACCTTCTTATTGCAACTGGTACTGGTGCTGCTTACACGATCAGTGTTGTGACAGGAGTCATTGATCTTGGTCCAGGATACCAACATACTTTCTTCGATACAGCTGCAATGCTGATCACCTTCATAACCTTTGGACGTTACATTGAAGCAAAGGCAAGAGGCAGAACATCTGAAGCCATCAGGAAGCTCATCGGATTACAGGCAAGGACAGCCAGGGTTATCAGAAATGGAGAGGAGACCGAAGTAGCTGTGGAAGATGTGGTCACAGGGGATATTGTTGTTGTCAGACCGGGAGAGAAGCTACCAGTGGATGGTATCGTTACTGAAGGTTCATCTTCCATTGACGAGTCAATGATCACCGGTGAGAGCATTCCGGTTGAGAAGAATATTGGTGACCAGGTCATCGGTGCTACTGTAAACGGTACTGGTTCTTTCAGGTTCGAGGCTACCAAAGTAGGTGCTGATACTGCACTTTCACAGATAATCAAGCTGGTAGAAGATGCACAGACATCCAAAGCACCGATCCAGAGAATAGCTGACTTTGTTGCCGGTCGCTTCATTGTCGCAGTTATAATAATTGCTTTGCTTTCATTCCTGTTCTGGCTCTTTATCGGATACAACATGTTCGACGTTGCACAGTATTCTGTTATCACAAGTCCCTTCCTGTTCTCTCTTCTGATCGGGATAACGGTCCTTGTTATATCCTGTCCCTGTGCTGTGGGACTTGCAACTCCGGTAGCCATAATGGTAGGTACCGGCAAGGGAGCCGAAAATGGTATACTTATCAAGGGCGGTGAAGCACTTGAGGTCAGCCGCAAGATCAATACTATCATATTTGACAAGACAGGTACGCTGACAGAAGGAAAACCTGTACTAACTGATATTGTCGCTTTTGGCGGACACACAGAAGATGATGTACTTTCCCTTGCAGCTACTGCAGAAAAGGGATCAGAACATCCTCTGGGTGAAGCTATCGTGAACGCTGCTGTGGACAATAACGTCCCCATACTGGATGTATCATCCTTTGATTCCATCCCGGGACATGGCGTAAAAGCAGTTATCAAAGAGCATAAGGTACTACTTGGTACCCGAAAGCTCATGGCTGACAGCAATGTTGACGTATCTTCCCTTACCGGCAAGCTTGAAGAACTTGAACATCAGGGTAAGACCGCTATGCTGGTCTCGGTTGATGGCAATGCAACTGGTATCGTCGCGGTAGCAGATACTCTCAAGGCAAATTCCATAGAAGCTGTTTCCAGGCTCAAGGAAATGGGACTTGAGGTTGTGATGATCACAGGAGATAACAGCAGGACCGCATCAGCTATTGCATCTAAAGCGGGTATTGATCGCGTTCTTTCTGAGGTGTTACCCGAAGACAAAGCCGCTGAGGTCAAGAAACTTCAGGATGAAGGAAAGACCGTTGCAATGGTCGGTGACGGTATCAATGATGCACCTGCACTTACCCAGGCGGAAGTAGGGATCGCCATGGGAGCCGGTACAGATGTGGCTATTGAGTCAGCACAGATCGTCCTTATCAGGAACGACCTGCTTGATGTAGTAGCTTCCCTGCGCTTAAGCCGCCTGACCATGAGAAAGATAAAGCAGAACCTGTTCTGGGCCTTTGGGTACAACAGCCTTGGTATCCCGATCGCTGCAGGTTTCCTTTATCCGGTATTTCATCAGGTACTTGTCACTCCTGCAATGGCAGCAGCTTTCATGGCAATGAGCTCGGTATCTGTTGTGACGAATTCACTGCTGATGAAAAGAAGCAGAATAAAATGA
- a CDS encoding 3-methyl-2-oxobutanoate dehydrogenase subunit VorB, with protein MATQLIKGNSAVVIGALYAGCDCYFGYPITPASEILHEASQTFPKLGRKFVQAESEEAAINMVYGAASAGHRVMTASSGPGMSLKQEGVSYLAGAELPCVIVDIMRAGPGLGNIGPEQGDYIQVVKGGGHGNYRNIVVAPNSVQEMCDFTIKAFELSTKYRNPVVVLADGVLGQMIEPLQFPEEAVEPVIDETWAVCGTKETRENLVSSIFLDFDQLEDFNYKLQEKYETIKENEVEYEEYMMDDAEIVLVAYGISSRICRSAVEIARREGINVGLFRPITLFPFPENELKALADAADKTFVSVEMSNGQLRDDVRLATGCTKPVELINRMGGNLITMDQVMEKIREIAAREE; from the coding sequence ATGGCTACACAATTAATAAAAGGCAACTCCGCAGTTGTCATTGGTGCTTTATACGCAGGCTGTGACTGCTATTTCGGATATCCGATCACACCTGCAAGTGAGATCCTGCACGAGGCTTCCCAGACATTCCCAAAACTTGGAAGGAAGTTCGTACAGGCAGAATCAGAAGAAGCTGCAATTAACATGGTCTATGGTGCAGCATCAGCAGGCCATAGAGTCATGACCGCTTCATCCGGCCCTGGTATGAGTCTAAAACAGGAAGGTGTATCCTACCTTGCAGGAGCTGAACTCCCATGTGTCATCGTGGACATCATGAGAGCAGGTCCGGGTCTTGGTAACATCGGTCCTGAACAGGGAGATTACATACAGGTCGTAAAGGGTGGTGGACATGGAAACTACCGCAATATCGTCGTCGCACCGAACTCCGTTCAGGAAATGTGTGATTTCACAATAAAGGCATTCGAGCTTTCAACAAAGTACCGCAACCCTGTTGTTGTACTGGCAGACGGTGTGCTTGGCCAGATGATCGAGCCTCTCCAGTTCCCTGAAGAAGCTGTGGAACCTGTTATTGACGAAACATGGGCTGTTTGCGGAACAAAGGAAACACGAGAGAACCTTGTATCATCTATCTTCCTGGACTTTGACCAGCTTGAGGACTTTAACTACAAGCTTCAGGAAAAGTACGAGACCATAAAAGAAAATGAGGTCGAGTACGAGGAATATATGATGGACGATGCAGAAATTGTACTGGTAGCATATGGTATCAGCAGCAGGATCTGCCGTTCAGCTGTAGAGATCGCAAGAAGAGAAGGAATCAATGTCGGACTTTTCCGTCCGATAACATTGTTCCCATTCCCGGAGAACGAACTTAAGGCACTTGCAGATGCAGCAGATAAGACCTTCGTTTCTGTAGAGATGAGCAACGGCCAGTTAAGGGATGATGTACGCCTTGCTACCGGTTGTACCAAACCTGTGGAACTTATTAACCGCATGGGTGGAAACCTGATCACAATGGACCAGGTCATGGAAAAGATAAGAGAAATTGCTGCTAGGGAGGAATGA